From the genome of Brassica oleracea var. oleracea cultivar TO1000 chromosome C4, BOL, whole genome shotgun sequence:
ATACCTAGGGTTAATTAATCTAGACATTAGGATTTAGAGTTAAGGAGTGGAGTTTAGGGTTTAGGGTTTAGGGTTTAAAGTTTAGGGTTTAGGGTTTAGACTTTAGGGTTTAGGGTTTAGAGCTGAGGAATAAATTTTGGGGATAGAATTTCAAATTTTAAAAAATAAAAAAAATTAAAATTTTTAAAATAAAAAATGTTATTTTGGTCATTTTAGTTTTTGAGGTCTAATTTTATGATAAAAACTTAAAAATGTCTATCTGAGAGAATTAACCTTAAGAATATTGTGTGATCAAAGTTTTCATTTTTTTTCAGGATATTGACAGGTTGAACATATACAACATTCTTGAGCCATGTTACCATGGAACATCCCTATCCGCATTTGACATCAAATCGCTGCCTTCAACTCTTCTGCAGTTAGGCAAAATCGAAAAACCTTTGGCTGTAAGAAAAAGAATGTTTGGTCGGGCGTGGCCTGTTCGTGCGCCTATTCTTCCAGGCATTGTTCCTAGCTGGTCTCAACTCCTTGCTGACGTTTCTGTTCCTTGCATCGTAAGTAAACAAGAAAAAAAATAGTGGCTCTCTCTCTCTCTCTCTCTCTACTTCATAGTAAAAGATGAAACAGTCTACGTTTTATATTTGCAGGATGATAGAGTTGCAACAGCTTGGCTAAACGATCCAGCGATTAGGAAAGCTATTCATGCTAAAGAGGTCTCAAACTCTGTTTTGATCTTATTGCTATATTATATTAAGAAAATATTACTGATGTGCTTGAAAATATTACAGGAGAGCGAGATAGGAAGATGGGTACTCTGCACTGGTAAGCTATCGTTCCATCACGATGCAGGAAGTATGATCAGCTTCCATAGAAACCTCACTCTAAGTGGATATAGAGCTCTCATTTACAGGTACTTCAAACAAAACTTATAACAATGATTCTGACGCCTGTAGTTTCGAAAATAATGAATCAAGTTTTGATTTGAAGCGGTGATCACGATATGTGTGTTCCATTTACTGGCTCTGAAGCTTGGACACATTCTCTTGGATACAAGGTGATTGATGAATGGAGGGCATGGATATCAAATGACCAAGTCGCAGGGTAAACTTTTCTTTGTGTAGTAATATTTTCTGGAGCCCAAAATGTTTTCTACAATTGTTGCATATTTTTTGTGCAGGTATACCGAAGGATATGCAAACAATCTAACAGTTTTAACCATAAAGGCACTGAATCACAATTCTCTACTGAAATTGGAAAAATGGTTGCCAAGTCTATATTCGTATGATGTTATTATCTTTGTGTTGGTAATTTCAGGGTGCAGGACATACAGTTCCTGAGTACAAACCGCGGGAGGCTTTGGATTTCTATAGCCGATTTCTAGCAGGAAGCAAGATTTAAGAGAGATCTCTATTGAAAAATAAGTACAGAGCATCATATCGTGTATTGACTCGTTTAAATAAAAAAAAGGAGCATGTGCCATTTAGCTTGTGAATGGTTGATTCTTCATTCTTCATGATAAAACACCATGCATACCTCTTCTTCCAGTAAAATGCTTGCCGTTTCTTACTTCAACAGATGGGCTCTTTGCCTTTCAGAAAAAGTCTACATATTTACAAGAATGCTCCTGATAAGTTTTTGCCTAGAATATATATATGTTGTGCCATTGTTTACACAAAAACACACACACACGGAAACTCAGAATAGGTTTTTAGCTTAAGGTTTTGGTGAGAAGCTCTAAGAACTCTTTCAGAGTATTGTATTGGAACTCGAGTTTTTCTATCTCTATCCAATTATGAAATTCATTCAGTTTATCTCAATGTCTTGTTTGATTATGTCTAAGTAAATACCTTTTTAGACTTTTGGTTTATATAGTTATGAGGAATTATTGATATTAGAACTGCTAAGGTGATAAATTGACATCATTCACAGAGTTAGGACTTATTGCTTGCATTCTAGAGTAGCTAACTAGGATCATGATTCAGGAGTTGACAACTATGAGAGTAGGCTCATACCTGATAGTAATTCTGTTGAGCTAAGTTATTAGGCGCATGCGAGCCGCTGCTTTGGAAGCTGAGAACGCTGCAGCTAATGTAGCAAACGCTGAGGCTGCTCGACCTAGAACGTTGGCTGACTACACTGCTACGAAAAACACTATCGGATTTCAAAGTAGCACGATTTAATTCAAAAATCTCACCCAATTGAGCCCGTCTAGCATATATTTTCACAGGTGCGGGATCACTATAACTCACTCCATTGAGTTCACCACCATAAAACTCGACAGTTACACCTACTTGTTCGACACTATATTTAGATTCCGCCCTTCTAAACGGGACGTCTGCTCTAACAATTCTGTCTCCGTCTACCAAAACAACCGAAAATGTTTCAAAAGAAGTAGGCATACGGCGTACAAAAAGTTCACGCCCTTCTTTATTTCTAAAGACGAGGTGTTCTAACCATCCAACAGCTATTCTATCCCCATTGTCCATTGAACCCGCTCGGAATAATCCCCCTTTTGCTGGATTATTACCAATATAATCATAAAAAGCTAATTTTTCACGAACCAAGCTTCTGATACACTTTGATTTTCAGCTAGTCCAACACTATCTCTTCGATATATTTCTTGTTGAAAGTATCCCTGATCCCATTGATAACAAGTAGGACCAAATAAACGATGGGAGTAGTTGCAGAACCATGCCACATAGTTCCAGCAACAATAAAAGCTGCAAAAAAGACAGCAGCAATACTACTGGAAATGACAGTTTCAATATTTTCCATACGTAATCCTTTGTATAGACGTTGAGGTGGACGAACACTAAGATGGAATAAGCCCGCTAATATACCCAACGTCCCTGCTGCAATATGATGAGAGGCTATTCCTCCCGGAACAAAAGGGTCAAAACCCTCCACGCCCCACGCCGGATTTACGGGTTGGACCTTTCCGGTTAGTCCATAAGGGTCGGATACCCATATTCCAGGACCATATAATCCTGTTACATGAAATGCGCCAAAACCAAAGCAAGCCACTCCTGAAAGAAATAAATGAATTCCAAAAATCTTGGGCAAATCCAAAGAAGGTTTTCCTGTACGTTCATAACAAAAAAATTCTAGATCCCAATATACCCAATGGCAAATAGCTGCCAAGAAGCACAAGCCAGAAAACACTATATGTGCTCCGGCTACCCCTTCGTAACTCCAAAGACCCGGATTCGTTATAGTCTCTCCTGTAATATTCCAACCTGCCCATGAATTGCTTATTCCTAAATGAGTCATGAAAGGTATAACGAACATACCTTGTCTCCACATTGGATCAAGAACAGGGTCGGAGGGATCAAAAACAGCTAATTCATATAGAGCCATGGAACCGGCCCAACCAGCAACCAGAGCAGTATGCATTATATGAACCGAAAGCAAACGACCGGGATCATTCAATACAACAGTATGAACACGATACCAAGGCAAACCCATGGAAATACCCCTTTATCAATGAAAAATAGACACTATGTAACTTTATTGCATTGGAAAAAACTATGTTACGGACCCCCCCTTTTTAGGTAATTATTTCGGAGAAAGGATTAATATTTGTTCTATTCTGTTAGTAATAATGGAACAATTCGATTCATAGGAAAAAAGGGAAGCGGATCTATTCTATATCCGATAAGTACCAATACGCAATGGGGGTGAATCCTATGTTATATGAACCAAGATAGCTATTGTTGTTCATCGTTCAGAAGCCCGTTCGTAAAAAGTAGTTTCCTTTAATTTTTATTCATTCTCTCTTACTTTACTTTTATTTTATATTTTATTTTAGCTTATTCAACTTCTGTATTAAATATGATTAATTTAAATATGATTAATATTAATAAAGTAGGAAAAAAGGATAATATGATAAAAAAAATGAAACCCCAGTCTTACGTTTCCACATCAAAGTGAAATAGAGAACTTCATTCTCTTTTTTTTTCATTTCATGCCTATTGGCGTTCCAAAAGTACCTTTTCGAAGTCCTGGAGAAGGAGATACATCTTGGGTTGACATATAGTGCGACTTGTCAGATATATTGGGCTATATGGGATTTCCCCATTTTCTCCCTCGATCGAGATATCCTCTGTTTCGCTCAAAAAGATTGATTGAATTATCAAAAATTTGTAACGCGAAGCGCAAAAAATAAATTAGAATTAAATGCAGGGAGTATTTAGATTGATATTAGATTATCAAAAATTTTTTATGGTTTACGTGATCGGACTAATAAAATTAAGTATCCAGGCTCCGTTTAGCAAAAATCCAATTGATAATTAATATATAATATTTTTATAATTACTACTTAATATGATATGAATATGATATCAAAATTATGATAAAAATTCTATTAAAAAATAAAAAAAATACAAAAAATTGAAACAGGGTGATCTAAAACTGTTGATCAAATAAAATAATATAATTAAAAATTTATTGACTATTTGACAGAAGACATGTGAAAGAAATGAATTGAAAAAAAAAAGAAGGAGTAGTAAAAAAAAAAAAAGACGCGGTATTTGGTTCATTTGTCCTATATGTGCAAATCAAAATCGGGCAAATTTTTCCTTTTACTCGGAGTAGAGCATAAACCTAAAAAAACGGAATAAAAAAAGGAAGAAGCCCATTCAGGAACAAGAAAAAACCATCCCCATTTCAACTGAATCTCGATGAAAAAAAAATATCAATGAATCAAGTTAGTCTGACAGGCCTAATCAATCGTTTTATTATTTTATTATTAGGATTATAATATCTAATAAATAAAAGGGGCCAAAACTTATTTATTTTTTCTTTTACTTTTAAAAGGGAAGCAAGCCCTTCCCTTATTAAGTTAGAAAGAAAAGCCTTCTCTGAAAAAAAAAGGGGGTTGGAATCGACACATTGATTTTTTAACAATTTTTGTTGAACCGTATGCATCAAAAGGTGCCTGTACGGCTCCTAAGGAATAAAATTTTATCCTAATCAACCGACTTTATCGAGAAAGATTGTTTTTTTTAGGCCAAGAGGTTGATACCGAAATCTCGAATCAACTTATTAGTCTTATGATATATCTCAGTATAGAAAAGGATACCAAAGATCTTTATTTGTTTATAAACTCTCCTGGTGGATGGGTAATATCTGGAATGGCTATTTATGATACTATGCAATTTGTGCGACCCGATGTACAGACAATATGCATGGGATTGGCCGCTTCAATAGCATCCTTTATCCTAGTCGGAGGAGAAATTACCAAACGTATAGCATTCCCTCACGCTTGGCGCCAATGAGTTTTTTTATTTTAGAGAAAAAATACTATGCCTTCGCCCTCGGAAATATGAATTAGTTAAGTAATAATAGCATGGCACTTCGAATTCGATATGAAATTTTTTAGATTAAAAAAATTAGATTATATATTGAAAGAGTAGTATGGGATAAGAAAGGGGTATTTAAAATGATATCTTCCCTATTCGGGCACATCCCAGCGTCACAAACTTTGTTTTCACACCGGAAGCTTATTTACAAAAACAAAAAAAAGACACTTTGGGATTGCTGAATCATAGACGGATCAAAAAAAATGATATATAAAGCAACGGAACCATCATAGTATTTTTTTAACTCCTACAAAACAAAAAAGAAGGATGGTAATTGGATCATTTATGGATCCGCGTATAATAGAACCTATATTTTGTTTTCTTTCGCCGAAAGGAAAGGTCAAAAACGTAAATTCCATTCTAGAGCCGTATGCAACGCACAAAAAAAGCCTGTACGGTTATTCAAATTTCTCTGTTTTTTTGGTTATCTCGCCTCATTCTGCGAAATAGAAAAAGCTTTTCTATTATATCATCAGGGTAATGATCCATCAACCCGCTAGTTCGTTTTATGAGGCACAAACGGGAGAAGTTATCTTGGAAGCGGAAGAACTACTAAAACTTCGCGAAACCATCACAAGGGTTTATGTACAAAGAACGGGCAAACCTATATGGGTTGTATCCGAAGACATGGAAAGGGATGTTTTTATGTCAGCAACAGAAGCCCAAGCTCATGGCATTGTTGATCTTGTAGCGGTTCAATAAAAATAGGAGCGATTTCATGCAAATCTACCACTGCTAATTTTATATCTTTTTAGATTAAAGGTTTAGTTTCATATTCTCTTCAATATATTTTTTTTATATTGAAGAGAATCTTGAAGAGAAGTAATTCAGAATTAGCCGGTTAGAACCCATCTAAACCAGCCCATTATTTATATGATTCCGTATGCCAACCATTAAACAACTTATTAGAAATACAAGACATCCAATCCAAAATTTCACAAAATCCCCAGCGCTTCGGGAATGCCCTCAGCGACGAGGAACATGTACTCGGGTGTATGTGCGACTCGTTTAGATCATAGACTGAAACACAAAAAGGAAATTCTTTTTGAAATATCAAGGATCAGTACCTGTTAATAAAATAGAATGGAGGAACTCGATTCATTATTTCAAAAAGATAGATCATTCATATCTTCTATTGTGTCTGAAACTTATGGTTTACATTGGTGCAAATCCAATCAACTCCATTTTTTAGAAAACACCCAATGATAACAAATGGTTATCAATTAAGCGGGGGAAATCCCATTTTTTATTAAAAAGATTCCACTCTTGAAAGAAAAAACGGACTAACAGGGTAAATGACCAAATCAATTTTAAAATAAAATACCGTTACTGTATAAAGTGGATCTCATTGTGAAAGATCTATTACTGGAATATTAACGGGGTAGAGCCAAAGAATGTGAATTGTACAAGTTACCAATAGTATTTATTAATTAAAAGAAGGAGCTCCGGTGTATAGAGAGGACCTCACCGTTTTAGAAGTAACCATAGAAACGAAGGAACCCACTATTTATCCATTTCTATTTACTACTTTTTGTAGTTATTCTATTTTTTTTATATCAAGTACCAAGGCAATTTATCCACGGACAAACAGGGTAAATGATCAAATCAATTTTAAAATAAAATACCGTTACTGTATAAAGTGGATCTCATTGTGAAAGATCTATTACTGGAATATTAATGGGGTAGAGCCAAAGAATGTGAATTGTACAAGTTACCAATAGTATTTATTAATTAAAAGAAGGAGCTCCGGTGTATAGAGAGGACCTCACCGTTTTAGAAGTAACCATTGAACCCATTATTTATCCATTTCTATTTGCTACTTTTTGTAGTTATTTTTTTTTTTATATCAAGTACCAAGAAAATTTATCATTTCAAAGCAAAGGAAAATACCTAGACAAAAATAGTGGTGGGGAAGGTTAGAGTAGCAAAAGCCATTGGAATTTTTTTTTATACATTGGAATAATTCGTTTGGTTATTAATGACTAGTAAAGGGGAAAAGAATAACTAAAACTAAAAAAAGAATTAGTTATTCATCAAAGTTTGATTTATTCAATGACTAGAATTAAACGCGGATATATAGCTCGGAGGCGTAGAACAAAACTTCGTTTATTTGCATCAAGCTTTCAAGAGGCTCATTCCCGACTTACACAAACTATGACTCAACAGAGAATAAGAGCTTTAGTTTTGGCTCGTCGGGATAGGGGTAAAAGAAAAAGAGATTTTCGTCGTTTATGGATCACTCGAATAAATGCCGTAATTCACGAAACGGAGGTATTCTATAGTTATAACCGATTCATACACAATCTGTACAAGAAGCAATTACTTCTTAATCGAAAAATACTTGCACAAATAGCTCTATTAAATAGGAGTTGTCTTTATACGATTTCAAATGAGATAAAAAAATGAGGGGATTGGAAGAAATCCACTAAAATATTTGAAATAGAGTTCTTAAGTAGAATAAGCTCGGGGAGGGTAGAGTAGAAATTAGTATTATAAAAAAGTCGTCAAAACAAAACGAGGGTATATAGTCGCTAAAAAAAGACTTATTCTTTTTCTTTTCGACGATTCTTTTCTTTTTTTTTTTTATGACAGAAACAGACGTAACAATCAAATTTTGATTCTTGATTGGATTTGTCGAACAAAATTTTAACCTCTTTTTTAATTCCTTCAGATTAGTTATTCAATTGAAGAATAAGTCTATTTTTTTCTGGTTCTAAGGCTAGTAGTTCTAGGGGTCGACTCACTTCTTTCAAATTGTTTCTGATTATTAAGAAAAGGTAACAAAGATAAAATACGAGCTTGTTTTATAGCAATAGTAATTAATCGTTGTTGTTTTAAAGTTACTCTATTCACCCGTCTAGATAATATTTTTCCTTGTTCACTAATAAATCGACTAATTAAACTCATGTTTCTATAATCAATTCGATCCCCCGATCCAATCGGGGGATCGAATTGATTATAGAAACATGAGTTTAATTAGTCGATTTATTAGTGAACAAGGAAAAATATTATCTAGACGGGTGAATAGAGTAACTTTAAAACAACAACGATTAATTACTATTGCTATAAAACAAGCTCGTATTTTATCTTTGTTACCTTTTCTTAATAATCAGAAACAATTTGAAAGAAGTGAGTCGACCCCTAGAACTACTAGCCTTAGAACCAGAAAAAAATAGACTTATTCTTCAATTGAATAACTAATCTGAAGGAATTAAAAAAGAGGTTAAAATTTTGTTCGACAAATCCAATCAAGAATCAAAATTTGATTGTTACGTCTGTTTCTGTCATAAAAAAAAAAAAAGAAAAGAATCGTCGAAAAGAAAAAGAATAAGTCTTTTTTTAGCGACTATATACCCTCGTTTTGTTTTGACGACTTTTTTATAATACTAATTTCTACTCTACCCTCCCCGAGCTTATTCTACTTAAGAACTCTATTTCAAATATTTTAGTGGATTTCTTCCAATCCCCTCATTTTTTTATCTCATTTGAAATCGTATAAAGACAACTCCTATTTAATAGAGCTATTTGTGCAAGTATTTTTCGATTAAGAAGTAATTGCTTCTTGTACAGATTGTGTATGAATCGGTTATAACTATAGAATACCTCCGTTTCGTGAATTACGGCATTTATTCGAGTGATCCATAAACGACGAAAATCTCTTTTTCTTTTACCCCTATCCCGATGTTTGTTTTGGGTACAAAATGTCACGGGTTCAAATCATGTCATCCCTACCTATTACTGCTCTTCTAAGCAGTAACGAGGAATCTATTTTAGATTTATCTTTTTTTTTTTAAATAAAATTGGACATACATATAACTCTGAAATTTATGATATACTATGATATAGTATATAGTATATACGTACAAAATTGTTTCGAGTTAAAGAATGTCCTCTTTCTAGCCTTTTCGTTTTTTTTTAGAAAAAACAAGAAAAGCGCTCTTAGTTCAGTTCGGTAGAACGTGGGTCTCCAAAACCCAATGTCGTAGGTTCAAATCCTACAGAGCGTGATGTCACTCTTGTTTATTAGATTGTGTCAAAATTCCACTGTTCACAAATAATTGAGCAGCAATCTGAATTCGACCTCCCGCATATGAAAGCAAGAAGGAGGTCAGTAAAAAAAAAGAGGTGTTAATTAATCAAAAGTCCAACTGATCACCACGTCTGTATTGTAAATAAGCAGTTACGAATAATCCAGCCAAAGTAATAGGAATTAGACCTAAGACGATTCCAAATAAAGAAACTTCAATCATTTCAATTTTCTTTTGTTTTCATTTTTGAAAGGGAGAAAAGAGAGGTACTATCTATTCCTAGCTCTTAATCTGTATTGCCGACGAATCTCAATGACCAAAATTGGGTAATTAACACGGTAAGGAACTATCGAACATATGAAATACCATATAAATCTTTTTTGATCAAAAAAGATTCATTCAATTAATTTCAAATAAGTCGTATTTTGCTTAGACCAATAAATAGAGCTGAAGTTATAGTTAAGGCTGCTAGTAGAAAACCGAAATAACTACTTATAGTAGGCATGAAGGGAGTAATTGAGCAGCAATCTAAATTTGACCTCCCGCATATGAATGCAAGAAGGAGGTCAGTAAAAAAAAAAGAGATGTTTATTAATCAAAAGTCCAACTGATCACCACGTCTGTATTGTAAATAAGCAGTTACGAATAACCCAGCCAAAGTAATAGGAATTAGACCTAAGACGATTCCAAATAAAGAAACTTCAATCATTTCAATTTTCTTTTGTTTTCATTTTTGAAAGGGAGAAAAGAGAGGTACTATCTATTCCTAGCTCTTAATCTGTATTGCCGACGAATCTCAATGACCAAAATTGGGTAATTAACACGGTAAGGAACTATCGAACATATGAAATACCATATAAATCTTTTTTGATCAAAAAAGATTCATTCAATTAATTTCAAATAAGTCGTATTTTGCTTAGACCAATAAATAGAACTGAGGTTATAGTTAAAGCTGCTAGTAGAAAACCGAAATAACTAGTTATAGTAGGCATGAAGGGACTCAATAAAATATGTTTTTTTATACATATGTTTCTAAAGTACTTCCCGAAGTTTCAATAAAAAAATTTTTTAAAGTAAAGATAGATACAAATACTAGTTCCAAGAATCAAAAAATTAAATTGAAAATTTGTGAGTTATCAAGCATTATCGGTGGTATGAACAAAAATAGAGAAAAAGAAAAAAACTAAATTCATCGTCTTTGGCATCTGCACCATCTCAGGATTCAGAATTCACGTAACTGATTCATTGAAAAACTCTTTAAGAAATTAATAAGAAAAAATAATACATAAAAAAAATAACTCTATTATATAACTTCAGTTAAAACATAGAACTTTTTTTTGAATAAACATGTAAATTTTTTTAAAAAAGTTTTTTGATTCTTTTTTTTAAGTGACCTTAGAACCTAGAATACGCCCCCTTCTACTTTATTCAAATTTCCATATCAATTCTACACCAACAGGTCTGCAATTCGTCCCCATGCTTTCCAGATGCACGATTTCGAGCTCAAGCCTGCTTACTTCACTCTTGTGGGACAAGCACCATTTCATGGCCTCCCACATGAGCACCCAATGGATCATTTGGAGCGATTCGACGATCTAGTATCTGCTACTAAATCCAATGGAGTCCCTGAGGACTATCTGCTTTGTAAGCTCTTCAAGTACTCACTTGCTAGAGACGCTTAATATTGGCTTAAGCAGCTGGAGCCAGGATCTCTTACGTCCTGGACTGACATCAAAATTGCATTCCTGCGTAACTTCTTTGATGATGCGCGAGCTGAAGACTTGAGGAATAAAATCTACATTAGCTCAAAAGTCTACAGAGTCTTTCAGAGACAATTGGGTTAGATTCAAGTCTAACCAGCGCGACTGCCCACATGATGGATTTAACCAAGTACAGCTGCTTAGTACTTTCTTCAGAGGCATCAATTTGGTCTACCTGATGGCTCTAGATACAGCTAGTGAAGGGAACTCAACACCAGAAACCCAAAGGAAGCAACCAGACTCATAGAAAACTTGGCATCTAGCATCAGTACCAAGAATACTGATCATGGGAGGAGGAAATCAGTTTCTAGCATCTACATGCAACAACTGGATGAAGTTAAAGCTAAGATGGATGGTGTCCACAAACTTCTCATGAGCAAGTCAGTTTCGCAGAGGTGGAATCTGTAGCTTTAGATGGCCACAAGGGAGAAGAAGAAGAGGATGTGAACTTTGTGAGTGGTGTTGGTTTTCAGAATCAGAAGTATGGGAATCAGAGCAAAAACAGAAACTTTGGTGGTTCATGCCAGATAAACAATTACAGTCAGAATTCACAACACCAGAACCCCTTCACCAGCAACAACAACTTCACAAGGAACTATGGAGCATCTTCATATTAGAACATCCCTCCACCAACTCAGGAAAGCAGACTAGAATCAATGATTGATCAAGTTCTTGAAGGGCAAGAGAAGATGGTTGTCAACTTCAATGGAAAGATATATGATGTCTGTGTACAACAACTTGAATTGGGAAGTTTGATACTCTCAACACCCAGGTGTAGAAGTTGGAAACTCAGGTCATACATAACACTGAGGCTGTAAGGAAGCAGGAAGCACAAGCTAAGGAAAGAAGTGAAATTGGTCAGAGGCACCACGTGAATGCCCTGATTGATGATGATTTTTGGGAAGAGGTGAAAATAACAAACTGCAAGAGAAAGACTTCAAAGTCGAAAGCTCCATGTCGATAGGAAGTTCGCATTGGTGTCACTCGACACCACCTGCTGAGCAATGATCACACCAGATGATGAGCATCGATTTCCACCCCCGTCAGAGCAACAATCAACACAGCCAGCAGAGTCTGTAAGATCTCGAAAAACTCCAAGCATCGTTCGATCCTACTTAGATGATTATCTTTACTACACTGCAATCCCAGTATCTCGACCATGATTGCCAAGCATCGATCAACACCGTCTTTATGCCGATCGATACTCATCTTAGACAAGGCCGACTGTTGATTGGAACCAACAACCCAACTATGGTCGATGCTCTCCAGAGTATGATGCACCCGAGCCAGTAGTCTTTTCACGAGTCTGCTGATGGACAAGTTCATATTGGAAGGAGAAGGAGAAATAAGATTCCTAAGCATCTAAGGAGAGCAGCAACTGAGAAAGAGTTAGATGGATTTACCAAAAGGGTCTTGAAGATACCCATAGATAAACCGTTTAATGATGTCTACTACGCATACCGCCTCTACATGTTTCTCAGAGAAAGCAGAGAATTAGAGGAGGACATCAAGAAATTGTTCTACAAAATCAGAGCACTGCAAAAGAGAGATGTGAAGCTAACAAGAAAAGACGATCTTGGAAAATTTCTTGTTCCATGCACTGTTGCAAGACATATCTACTAGAATACACTATGTGATACAAGATTTTCAGTGAGCATTGTACCAAGAGCTATGGCAGAACATTTGGATTGAGGATTGAGCCTTATAGATATTCTTTCACTTTTGTGAA
Proteins encoded in this window:
- the LOC106338717 gene encoding photosystem II CP47 reaction center protein-like, with the protein product MGLPWYRVHTVVLNDPGRLLSVHIMHTALVAGWAGSMALYELAVFDPSDPVLDPMWRQGISNSWAGWNITGETITNPGLWSYEGVAGVACFGFGAFHVTGLYGPGIWVSDPYGLTGKVQPVNPAWGVEGFDPFVPGGIASHHIAAGTLAFIVAGTMWHGSATTPIVYLVLLVINGIRDTFNKKYIEEIVLD